In Aquimarina sp. TRL1, a single window of DNA contains:
- a CDS encoding NupC/NupG family nucleoside CNT transporter, giving the protein MKKGFFAFLFILCAVLLPTVQAAQSDITPSVKKKEQTSRTNFWQVVSSVSYVSYPDVVASENVVNKGKDFIEFKADGTYSFLVNKVFTSGYWIQNNKLLVCKQKVPKVIDVYYEVIEESPISMKIKIGNKVVSLISSKHPDYINLKSNADTIIPNQGFSFTSLWRGVLGMVVLLLIAFLFSSNRKAINWRTVVIGLVAQLLLAFGVLKISFVQQFFEFVGGLFVAVLNYTVVGSEFLLGGIMDVSSYGFIFIFQVLPTIIFFSALTSLLFYLGIIQKIVQALAWGLTKLLKISGAESLSVAGNIFLGQTEAPLMIKAYLEKMNRSEILLVMIGGMATVAGGVLAAYIGFLGGSDEALRLVFAKHLLAASVMAAPGAVVISKILYPQTEKIDSNIEVTQDKIGANILDAIANGTTEGLKLAANVGAMLLVFVAMIAMLNGVLTWVGEVTTLNGIIASVTPYKALSLEAILGIVFAPLMWLIGVAKEDMMLMGQLLGVKLAASEFVGYIQLADLKNPGNVLHLTYNKSIIMATYMLCGFANFASIGIQIGGIGSLAPKQRKNLSEFGMKALIGGTLASLLSATIAGMILG; this is encoded by the coding sequence ATGAAGAAAGGTTTTTTTGCATTTCTGTTCATACTGTGTGCAGTATTGTTACCTACGGTACAAGCTGCGCAATCAGATATTACACCTTCTGTCAAAAAAAAAGAACAGACTTCCCGAACCAATTTTTGGCAAGTAGTAAGCTCTGTTTCTTATGTTTCATATCCTGATGTTGTTGCATCAGAGAATGTGGTGAATAAAGGAAAAGATTTTATTGAATTCAAAGCAGATGGAACATACAGTTTCTTAGTGAATAAAGTCTTCACCAGTGGGTATTGGATTCAAAATAATAAGTTGCTTGTATGTAAGCAAAAAGTACCTAAGGTAATTGATGTTTATTATGAAGTGATCGAAGAATCTCCTATTTCTATGAAAATCAAAATAGGGAACAAGGTAGTTTCCTTGATTTCTTCAAAGCATCCCGATTATATTAATTTGAAATCAAATGCTGATACAATCATACCTAATCAAGGTTTTTCCTTTACCAGTCTATGGAGGGGAGTCTTAGGGATGGTCGTTTTGTTGTTGATAGCATTTTTGTTTAGCAGTAACAGAAAAGCAATTAATTGGAGAACGGTAGTGATTGGTTTGGTAGCACAATTGCTGTTAGCTTTTGGGGTACTTAAAATAAGTTTTGTTCAGCAGTTTTTTGAGTTTGTAGGAGGTTTATTTGTTGCAGTTCTTAATTATACAGTTGTTGGTAGTGAGTTTTTACTGGGAGGCATTATGGATGTTTCTTCCTACGGGTTCATTTTTATTTTTCAGGTATTGCCCACTATTATTTTCTTTTCAGCACTGACTTCTTTGTTGTTTTATTTGGGAATCATCCAAAAGATAGTTCAGGCATTAGCATGGGGTTTGACTAAGTTGTTAAAGATATCCGGAGCAGAAAGTTTGAGTGTGGCAGGGAATATCTTTCTGGGACAGACTGAGGCACCGTTGATGATTAAAGCGTATTTAGAAAAAATGAATCGTTCCGAAATCCTGCTTGTTATGATTGGAGGGATGGCTACAGTTGCAGGAGGAGTCTTGGCGGCTTATATCGGTTTTCTAGGAGGTAGTGATGAAGCATTGAGGTTGGTTTTTGCAAAACACCTTTTGGCGGCTTCAGTAATGGCAGCTCCCGGGGCAGTAGTGATCTCTAAAATTTTATATCCGCAAACAGAAAAAATAGATTCTAATATAGAAGTTACCCAGGATAAAATAGGAGCAAATATTCTGGATGCTATAGCTAATGGTACTACAGAAGGTTTGAAACTGGCAGCGAATGTTGGAGCGATGTTGTTGGTTTTTGTGGCAATGATAGCCATGCTTAATGGAGTGTTGACCTGGGTAGGTGAGGTGACAACTCTTAATGGAATAATCGCATCAGTAACTCCGTATAAAGCGCTTTCTCTCGAAGCGATATTAGGAATTGTTTTTGCCCCTCTTATGTGGCTGATTGGAGTAGCAAAAGAGGATATGATGTTGATGGGCCAGTTATTAGGAGTGAAGCTCGCGGCAAGTGAATTTGTAGGGTATATTCAATTAGCGGATTTAAAAAATCCAGGGAATGTTCTTCATCTTACTTATAATAAGTCGATCATCATGGCTACGTATATGTTGTGCGGCTTTGCTAATTTTGCTTCTATTGGGATACAGATCGGAGGAATTGGTTCTCTGGCACCAAAACAGCGCAAAAATTTATCAGAATTTGGTATGAAAGCCTTGATAGGAGGAACGTTAGCTTCTCTGTTGTCAGCCACTATTGCAGGGATGATTCTTGGGTAA
- a CDS encoding electron transfer flavoprotein subunit beta/FixA family protein, whose product MKILVCISHVPDTTSKINFSEGDTKFDTNGVQFVINPNDEFGLTRAMWFKEKQGASVDVVNVGGAETEPTLRKALAIGADNAIRVNAEATDGFFVAKQLEKVVKDGGYDLVIAGRESIDYNGGMVPGMLAALTGANFVNTCIGLEVEGDTATVTREVDGGKETATAKLPLIVGGQKGLVEESDLRIPNMRGIMMARKKPLTVVDPVAAEEGVKTVQFEKPAPKGDVTLVSPDNIGELVDLLHNEAKVI is encoded by the coding sequence ATGAAAATATTAGTTTGTATAAGCCATGTGCCGGATACTACTTCTAAGATAAATTTTTCGGAGGGAGATACTAAGTTCGATACTAACGGTGTGCAATTTGTGATTAACCCAAATGATGAATTTGGATTGACAAGAGCGATGTGGTTTAAAGAGAAACAAGGGGCTTCTGTAGATGTGGTGAATGTAGGAGGAGCAGAAACAGAGCCTACTTTAAGAAAAGCTTTAGCAATAGGAGCTGATAACGCAATTCGTGTAAACGCAGAGGCAACAGATGGTTTTTTTGTAGCAAAGCAGTTAGAGAAAGTAGTGAAAGACGGAGGGTATGATTTGGTGATAGCAGGAAGAGAGTCTATCGATTATAACGGAGGAATGGTTCCAGGAATGCTAGCTGCATTAACCGGGGCTAATTTTGTGAATACTTGCATCGGGTTGGAAGTAGAAGGAGATACAGCAACTGTAACTAGAGAAGTTGACGGTGGAAAAGAAACTGCAACGGCAAAATTACCTTTGATTGTTGGAGGTCAAAAAGGATTGGTTGAAGAAAGTGATCTTAGAATTCCAAATATGAGAGGGATTATGATGGCTCGTAAAAAACCGTTAACAGTGGTAGATCCAGTTGCAGCTGAAGAAGGAGTGAAAACTGTTCAGTTCGAGAAGCCAGCGCCAAAAGGAGATGTAACTTTAGTTTCTCCGGATAACATTGGAGAATTAGTAGACCTTCTTCATAACGAAGCTAAAGTGATCTAA
- a CDS encoding sodium-translocating pyrophosphatase encodes MKSNIIYVPIALSILGLLFMFIKMSWVKKQSPGSEKMQNISKSIKEGALAFLAAEYRLLLVFVIVASVALFSISLFVETTSWMIVPAFIFGAIFSALAGNIGMRIATDANARTAEAAKTSLPQALKVSFGGGTVMGLGVAGLAVLGLSIFFLFFINQFMGNEGSFYTNMTIVLEALAGFSLGAESIALFARVGGGIYTKAADVGADLVGKVEAGIPEDDPRNPATIADNVGDNVGDVAGMGADLFGSYVATVLAAMVLGNYVIRDISANSQFSDDFGNMGPILLPVVIAGVGILASIIGTFLVSIKDNNAKEANVQKALDLGNWVAIGLTVIASYFLIDFMLPQTLQMNFFGEGIKNISSLNVFYATIIGLAVGALISMVTAYYTSLGKKPVLDIVQNSSTGAATNIIAGLSVGMKSTFSSVLLFAAAIYGSYELAGFYGVAMAASAMMATTAMQLAIDAFGPIADNAGGVAEMSELEDHVRERTDILDSVGNTTAAVGKGFAIASAALTALALFAAYVTFTGIDGINIFKADVLAALFVGGMIPVVFSALAMKSVGKAAMEMVQEVRRQFKEIPGIMEGTGTPEYAKCVDISTKAALKEMILPGLITIISPIIIGVLFGAEPLGGYMAGVCVSGVMWAIFQNNAGGAWDNAKKSFEAGVEIDGEMTYKGSDAHKAAVTGDTVGDPFKDTSGPSMNILIKLTCLVGLVIAPLLGNHSGETAVAETKKEIRVEMKKEHDSTTATVTISSTQKGKQLQETRTIVGSEAEVKAEIEKIKATLQ; translated from the coding sequence ATGAAATCAAACATAATTTATGTGCCAATTGCCTTATCTATATTAGGATTACTTTTCATGTTTATAAAAATGTCCTGGGTAAAAAAACAAAGTCCCGGGAGCGAGAAAATGCAGAATATCTCCAAAAGCATTAAAGAAGGAGCTTTAGCATTTTTAGCCGCAGAATACAGGTTACTACTCGTATTTGTTATTGTAGCTTCTGTTGCATTATTTAGCATATCCTTATTTGTTGAGACAACTAGCTGGATGATTGTTCCGGCTTTTATATTTGGTGCAATTTTTTCAGCACTTGCTGGTAATATCGGAATGCGAATTGCTACTGATGCCAATGCAAGAACAGCTGAAGCTGCCAAAACCAGTCTTCCTCAAGCCCTCAAAGTATCTTTTGGAGGAGGAACTGTTATGGGACTAGGTGTTGCTGGTCTGGCAGTATTAGGATTAAGTATTTTCTTTTTATTCTTCATCAACCAATTTATGGGCAATGAAGGATCTTTCTATACCAATATGACTATCGTACTAGAAGCTTTGGCTGGGTTCTCCCTTGGTGCTGAATCTATCGCTCTTTTTGCCAGAGTTGGAGGAGGAATATATACCAAAGCGGCAGATGTAGGAGCTGACCTTGTAGGAAAAGTAGAAGCAGGAATCCCTGAAGATGACCCAAGAAACCCTGCAACTATTGCAGATAATGTTGGGGATAATGTTGGAGATGTTGCAGGAATGGGAGCGGATCTTTTTGGATCATATGTAGCGACTGTTCTTGCTGCCATGGTTTTAGGTAATTATGTCATTAGAGATATTTCTGCAAATTCCCAGTTTTCAGATGATTTCGGAAATATGGGGCCTATATTACTCCCTGTAGTTATAGCTGGAGTTGGTATTCTAGCCTCGATTATTGGAACTTTTCTGGTAAGTATTAAAGATAACAATGCTAAAGAAGCAAACGTACAGAAAGCACTTGATCTAGGTAATTGGGTAGCAATTGGACTAACTGTAATTGCCAGCTACTTCCTTATTGATTTTATGCTTCCTCAAACACTACAGATGAACTTTTTTGGAGAAGGAATTAAAAACATCTCTTCTCTAAATGTTTTCTATGCTACAATCATAGGATTGGCAGTAGGTGCGTTAATTTCGATGGTTACAGCATACTATACCAGTCTGGGAAAAAAACCAGTTTTAGACATTGTACAAAACAGTTCTACGGGAGCTGCCACCAATATTATTGCCGGGCTATCTGTAGGAATGAAATCAACCTTTTCATCCGTATTATTATTTGCTGCTGCCATATATGGTTCTTATGAGCTTGCTGGTTTTTATGGGGTGGCTATGGCCGCTTCTGCAATGATGGCTACTACAGCTATGCAACTTGCTATTGATGCTTTTGGACCTATTGCAGATAATGCAGGAGGAGTTGCTGAAATGAGCGAACTGGAAGACCATGTAAGAGAACGTACCGATATTCTCGATTCTGTAGGAAACACAACTGCTGCTGTCGGTAAAGGATTTGCCATTGCATCAGCTGCACTAACCGCATTAGCACTATTTGCAGCCTATGTAACTTTTACAGGTATTGACGGAATAAATATTTTTAAAGCAGATGTACTTGCAGCCCTGTTTGTCGGAGGGATGATCCCAGTAGTATTCTCTGCACTGGCTATGAAATCAGTAGGAAAAGCAGCCATGGAAATGGTACAAGAAGTACGAAGACAGTTCAAAGAAATACCAGGGATTATGGAAGGAACCGGAACCCCTGAATATGCAAAATGTGTAGACATCTCTACAAAAGCAGCACTTAAAGAAATGATATTACCAGGACTAATCACTATTATCTCTCCAATCATAATTGGTGTATTATTTGGTGCTGAGCCACTAGGAGGGTATATGGCTGGAGTTTGTGTTTCTGGTGTGATGTGGGCAATTTTTCAGAATAATGCAGGAGGTGCCTGGGATAATGCAAAAAAATCCTTTGAAGCAGGAGTAGAAATTGATGGAGAAATGACCTACAAAGGTTCTGATGCACATAAAGCTGCGGTTACAGGAGATACGGTTGGCGATCCATTTAAAGACACATCTGGTCCTTCTATGAATATCCTGATAAAACTAACTTGTCTTGTCGGTCTTGTAATTGCTCCGCTCCTAGGTAATCACAGTGGAGAAACAGCTGTAGCTGAAACTAAAAAAGAAATACGTGTAGAAATGAAAAAAGAACACGATAGCACAACTGCAACCGTTACAATTTCTTCTACTCAAAAAGGAAAACAACTACAAGAAACACGAACTATTGTAGGTAGTGAAGCAGAAGTGAAGGCTGAAATTGAAAAGATTAAGGCAACCTTACAATAA
- a CDS encoding electron transfer flavoprotein subunit alpha/FixB family protein codes for MSVLVYTESEGGNFKKAAFEVASYAKEVASMLGTTVTAVSINASNNEELGRYGVDKVLNVSSGNLEQFSAKAYAEVIKQAAEKENATVVVVGSSIDSKFVAPALAVNLNAGYASNVVALPESTAPFKVKRTAFSNKAFGVVEISSDVKLIGLSSNAFGIIENEVSAAVENFEPAVGDENFSVHVTAVDKATDKVSIADAEVVVSGGRGLKGPENWGMIEGLADVLGAATACSKPVSDMGWRPHGEHVGQTGKPVASNLYIAVGISGAIQHLAGINSSKVKVVINNDPEAPFFKAADYGIVGDAFEVVPKLIEKLKEFKANNA; via the coding sequence ATGTCAGTTTTAGTATATACAGAAAGCGAAGGAGGTAACTTTAAGAAAGCCGCCTTTGAAGTTGCTTCATATGCAAAAGAAGTAGCAAGCATGTTGGGAACTACAGTGACTGCAGTAAGTATTAATGCAAGTAATAATGAGGAGCTAGGACGTTATGGAGTGGATAAAGTTTTAAATGTATCATCTGGTAATTTAGAGCAATTTAGTGCAAAAGCATATGCAGAAGTTATAAAGCAGGCCGCAGAAAAAGAAAATGCAACTGTAGTGGTAGTAGGATCTAGTATTGATAGTAAATTTGTTGCTCCTGCTTTGGCGGTAAATCTGAATGCAGGATATGCTTCGAATGTAGTGGCTCTTCCAGAAAGTACAGCTCCTTTTAAGGTGAAAAGAACAGCTTTTTCTAATAAGGCATTTGGTGTTGTTGAGATTTCTTCAGATGTAAAGCTGATAGGACTTTCTAGTAATGCTTTCGGAATTATAGAAAATGAAGTTTCTGCAGCAGTAGAAAATTTTGAACCAGCTGTTGGGGATGAGAATTTCTCAGTACATGTTACTGCTGTAGATAAAGCAACTGATAAAGTTTCTATAGCAGATGCAGAAGTGGTAGTATCAGGAGGAAGAGGGTTAAAAGGCCCTGAAAACTGGGGGATGATAGAAGGGTTGGCAGATGTTCTTGGTGCTGCAACGGCGTGTTCTAAGCCTGTAAGTGATATGGGATGGAGACCACATGGAGAGCACGTAGGACAAACAGGAAAACCGGTAGCATCTAACCTGTATATTGCAGTAGGTATTTCTGGAGCAATTCAGCATTTGGCAGGAATAAACTCTAGTAAAGTTAAAGTGGTGATCAACAATGATCCAGAAGCTCCGTTTTTTAAGGCCGCTGATTATGGAATCGTAGGAGATGCATTCGAAGTTGTGCCAAAACTTATAGAAAAATTAAAGGAATTTAAAGCGAATAACGCATAA
- a CDS encoding DUF5686 and carboxypeptidase-like regulatory domain-containing protein, translated as MKQRIFVIVLFLIGSATLFSQTKVSGKVLDSNSTPIPFANIVFKNSTIGTITDENGSFYMESDKNHTSISVSFVGFQTKSITLNKRTSYNMEITLEEEAAALDEVVIYKGKTSKKNNPAIDILRKIWEYRRENGIKKFKQYSYNKYEKLEFDINTIDSAFINSRIFNGMEFIFDDIDTSRITGKTYLPIFLNEAISTVYGDNTTNELKEVLKGNKNAGFSDNQTLIAFVKDLYSDYNVYDNYLKFFDKSFTSPLSRTGINVYNYVLTDSAYIDNKWCYNIIYYPRRKNELTFKGDFWVNDTTWAIKEINLEVTKSANINWVKDLYIEQEFKVLNDSIFLITKDYFQSDFAFNKKEKSRGIYGKRTTLYDDYKFDRKKDKKFYRSQVDPYNYDVYNREDSFWKNARMEELNKDEKKVYKLLDTLKTVKAFKRLYNIGTILASGYIEFNNFDFGPLFSTVGYNDIEGLRLRAGGRTYFSPNDRWRIEGYGAYGFKDNKFKYGLSGKILVDRKSRLIISGGNRRDVEQLGASLTNTNDVEGRSLASSSVIMTGDNNRLTSINLSAFNLQIEPARNFTIGVTGTFRALKPADRSLFSLDFIDPDTNEIRQEIKQTEISTRLTYTPGRKTTGYGVDRIVVNDGDYAQLFLNYSAGIKGLLESDFDYEKIQLYYRQPWNIGGFGVLNSSLELGKTYGTVPLGLLSVIPGNQTYLSIYNTFPLLNFYEFTTDTYASLHLEHNFNGRIFSRIPLLRKLNLRELVGLRGVWGELSDENIAMSAPSNIPLLAPDDEVYWEYSLGVGNIFKIFRIDFHFRGNYFDNPDARKFGVTGSFGFYF; from the coding sequence ATGAAGCAGAGGATTTTCGTAATTGTATTATTTTTAATCGGCAGCGCAACTCTTTTTTCACAAACAAAAGTAAGTGGAAAAGTGTTAGACAGCAATAGTACACCTATTCCTTTTGCGAATATCGTTTTTAAGAATTCAACCATAGGAACGATTACCGATGAAAATGGAAGCTTCTATATGGAATCAGACAAAAACCACACCTCTATAAGTGTTTCTTTTGTCGGATTCCAAACTAAAAGCATCACGCTAAACAAGAGAACTTCCTACAATATGGAAATTACCCTTGAAGAAGAAGCTGCTGCTCTTGATGAAGTCGTTATATACAAAGGAAAAACCTCGAAAAAGAACAACCCTGCTATTGATATTCTTCGAAAAATATGGGAATACCGAAGAGAAAACGGGATTAAAAAGTTTAAACAATACAGCTATAATAAATACGAAAAACTGGAATTCGATATCAACACCATTGATAGTGCCTTTATAAACAGCAGAATCTTTAATGGTATGGAGTTTATCTTTGATGATATTGACACCTCCAGAATTACCGGGAAAACCTATCTTCCTATCTTCTTAAACGAGGCAATTTCAACCGTATATGGAGACAATACAACCAATGAGCTAAAGGAAGTATTAAAAGGAAATAAAAACGCCGGATTTAGCGATAATCAAACATTAATTGCTTTTGTAAAAGATTTATATTCTGATTATAATGTTTATGACAATTATCTGAAGTTTTTTGACAAAAGCTTTACCAGTCCTCTATCCAGGACAGGTATAAACGTATACAATTATGTATTAACAGACAGTGCGTATATCGACAATAAATGGTGCTACAATATCATCTATTATCCCAGAAGAAAAAACGAACTTACCTTTAAAGGTGATTTCTGGGTTAATGACACCACTTGGGCGATTAAAGAAATTAATCTGGAAGTTACTAAAAGTGCCAATATAAACTGGGTAAAAGATCTCTATATAGAACAAGAATTCAAAGTATTAAATGATTCTATTTTCTTAATTACAAAAGACTATTTCCAATCTGATTTTGCTTTTAATAAAAAAGAAAAGTCCAGAGGTATTTACGGTAAGAGAACCACGTTATACGACGATTACAAATTCGATAGAAAAAAAGACAAAAAATTCTACCGCAGTCAGGTCGATCCTTATAACTACGATGTTTACAACAGAGAAGATTCATTCTGGAAAAATGCCCGAATGGAAGAGCTAAATAAGGATGAAAAAAAAGTATACAAGCTATTAGACACTTTAAAAACAGTTAAAGCTTTTAAACGTCTTTATAATATCGGTACCATCTTAGCTTCAGGATATATTGAATTCAATAATTTTGATTTTGGTCCTTTATTTTCTACTGTAGGATATAATGATATTGAAGGTTTACGTTTAAGAGCCGGGGGTAGAACATACTTCTCTCCTAATGATCGATGGAGAATCGAAGGGTATGGTGCTTATGGTTTTAAAGACAATAAATTTAAATATGGTCTTTCTGGTAAAATACTTGTCGACAGAAAATCCAGATTGATTATCTCTGGCGGGAACCGAAGAGATGTAGAACAATTAGGAGCCAGTCTCACAAACACTAATGATGTAGAAGGAAGAAGTTTAGCTTCCTCTTCGGTAATCATGACGGGAGACAATAACCGACTTACTTCTATTAATTTATCTGCTTTTAACCTTCAGATAGAGCCTGCAAGAAATTTCACTATTGGAGTGACAGGTACTTTCCGAGCTTTAAAGCCTGCAGACAGATCTCTCTTTAGTCTTGATTTTATAGATCCCGATACTAATGAGATAAGACAAGAAATTAAACAAACAGAAATTTCGACCCGACTAACCTATACTCCTGGAAGAAAAACAACAGGATATGGCGTCGATAGAATTGTTGTGAATGATGGAGATTATGCTCAGCTATTTCTTAATTATAGTGCTGGAATAAAAGGGTTATTAGAAAGTGATTTTGACTACGAGAAAATACAATTATACTACAGACAACCATGGAACATTGGCGGATTTGGAGTTTTAAACAGCTCATTAGAGCTTGGAAAAACCTACGGAACTGTTCCTCTAGGGCTCCTAAGTGTAATTCCTGGTAACCAAACCTATCTATCGATATACAACACTTTCCCGTTACTTAATTTTTATGAATTCACAACAGATACTTATGCCTCTCTTCATTTAGAGCATAATTTTAATGGGAGAATTTTTTCCAGAATCCCCTTATTAAGAAAACTAAACCTAAGAGAATTAGTAGGTCTTAGAGGTGTTTGGGGAGAATTATCGGATGAAAATATAGCCATGAGTGCCCCTTCTAATATCCCTCTACTCGCTCCTGATGACGAGGTTTATTGGGAATATAGCTTAGGAGTGGGGAATATTTTCAAAATCTTCAGAATCGATTTTCATTTCAGAGGGAACTATTTTGACAATCCCGATGCCCGAAAGTTTGGAGTTACAGGATCTTTTGGATTTTACTTCTAA
- a CDS encoding bifunctional nuclease family protein: MSLVRLNIKGISYSQTQNGAYALILSEVDGERKLPVVIGAFEAQSIAIALEKEIKPPRPLTHDLFKNFADRFDIVVKQVIIHKLVDGVFYSSIICERDKIEEIIDARTSDAIALALRFQAPIFTYKNILDQAGIYLKVNPKKDEGNEDASGLDMDELISEEVELEGKEAGYQDLSLEELTRLLEQAVGNEDYELAARIRDEISKRG, translated from the coding sequence ATGAGCTTAGTCCGCCTAAATATAAAAGGAATATCATATAGTCAGACGCAAAATGGTGCGTATGCTCTTATCTTGAGCGAAGTAGATGGAGAACGAAAGTTGCCGGTTGTTATTGGTGCGTTTGAAGCGCAATCAATTGCAATTGCTTTGGAGAAAGAAATCAAACCTCCCAGACCATTGACGCATGACTTGTTTAAAAATTTCGCAGATCGATTTGATATTGTGGTAAAACAAGTGATTATTCATAAGCTGGTTGATGGTGTTTTTTATTCAAGTATTATCTGTGAAAGAGATAAAATTGAGGAGATTATTGATGCGAGAACAAGCGATGCCATTGCCTTAGCTCTTCGCTTTCAGGCACCTATATTTACGTATAAAAACATCTTAGATCAGGCAGGAATTTATTTAAAAGTAAATCCTAAAAAGGATGAAGGGAATGAAGATGCTTCAGGATTGGATATGGATGAATTAATATCCGAAGAAGTTGAATTGGAAGGAAAGGAAGCAGGATATCAGGATTTATCTTTAGAAGAACTTACCAGACTGTTAGAGCAAGCAGTAGGAAATGAAGACTATGAACTTGCTGCCAGAATCCGAGATGAAATTTCTAAACGAGGATAG
- a CDS encoding inorganic diphosphatase: MSAATRDSFDVLIEIPKGSRNKYEYDFDMKKIRYDRMIFSSMMYPADYGFIPETLALDGDPLDVLVLVTEPTFPGCVIEVKPIGVFHMADEKGPDEKIICVPISDPIANRISDINELNPHLIQEIEHFFQVYKDLEKKKVDVGDWGNVTEAKDIIKACVKRFDELADKPKGLFSIA, encoded by the coding sequence ATGAGCGCAGCAACTCGTGATAGTTTTGATGTACTAATCGAAATACCTAAGGGAAGTAGAAATAAATACGAATACGACTTTGATATGAAAAAAATACGATATGATCGTATGATTTTCTCTTCAATGATGTACCCGGCTGATTATGGATTCATTCCTGAAACTTTAGCACTAGACGGAGATCCTTTAGACGTATTAGTATTAGTTACAGAACCTACATTCCCAGGTTGCGTAATCGAAGTGAAGCCTATTGGTGTTTTTCACATGGCTGATGAAAAAGGACCAGATGAAAAAATCATTTGCGTTCCAATTTCTGACCCTATTGCTAACAGAATTTCTGATATCAATGAACTAAACCCTCATTTAATCCAGGAAATAGAGCATTTCTTCCAGGTGTATAAAGATTTGGAAAAGAAAAAAGTTGATGTAGGTGACTGGGGGAATGTTACCGAAGCTAAGGACATTATCAAAGCTTGTGTAAAACGTTTTGACGAATTAGCAGATAAACCAAAAGGACTTTTTAGCATTGCATAA
- a CDS encoding pyruvate dehydrogenase complex E1 component subunit beta, whose amino-acid sequence MKTIQFREAICEAMSEEMRRDDSIFLMGEEVAEYNGAYKASKGMLDEFGPDRVIDTPISELGFAGIAVGSAMNGNRPIVEFMTFNFSLVGIDQIINNAAKMRQMSGGQFNIPIVFRGPTASAGQLGATHSQAFENWFANTPGLKVVVPSNPKDAKGLLKSAIRDDDPVIFMESEQMYGDKAEVPEGEYTIPLGVADIKREGTDVTIVSFGKIIKEAYKAADQLAKDNISCEIIDLRTVRPLDFEAIFTSVKKTNRLIILEEAWPFANVASEITYQVQATIFDHLDAPIIKINTADTPTPYSPVLLEEWLPNSEDVVKAVTKVMYK is encoded by the coding sequence ATGAAAACAATACAGTTCAGAGAAGCAATTTGTGAAGCCATGAGCGAGGAAATGCGCCGTGATGATTCTATTTTTTTAATGGGTGAAGAAGTCGCAGAATACAATGGAGCCTACAAGGCTAGTAAAGGAATGCTTGACGAATTCGGACCTGATCGAGTGATTGACACTCCTATTTCTGAACTTGGGTTTGCCGGAATTGCTGTTGGAAGCGCCATGAATGGAAACAGACCTATTGTAGAGTTTATGACCTTCAATTTCTCATTAGTAGGAATTGATCAAATCATTAACAATGCTGCTAAAATGCGCCAAATGAGTGGAGGACAATTCAATATTCCTATCGTTTTTAGAGGACCGACTGCTTCTGCAGGACAACTTGGTGCCACCCACTCTCAAGCTTTTGAAAACTGGTTCGCCAATACACCTGGATTAAAAGTTGTCGTGCCTTCTAACCCTAAAGATGCTAAAGGACTTCTTAAATCTGCTATTAGAGATGATGATCCGGTTATCTTTATGGAAAGTGAGCAAATGTACGGTGATAAGGCAGAAGTACCAGAAGGAGAATACACCATTCCTCTAGGTGTCGCTGATATCAAAAGAGAAGGAACAGATGTCACTATAGTTTCTTTTGGAAAAATAATTAAAGAAGCTTACAAAGCTGCTGATCAACTAGCGAAAGACAACATTTCTTGTGAGATCATCGATTTGAGAACCGTTCGCCCGTTAGATTTTGAAGCCATTTTTACTTCTGTAAAAAAGACTAACCGATTAATTATACTAGAAGAAGCTTGGCCTTTTGCTAATGTAGCTTCAGAAATCACTTATCAGGTACAAGCTACTATTTTTGATCATCTGGATGCTCCAATCATAAAAATAAACACTGCTGATACACCTACACCATATTCTCCTGTATTATTAGAAGAATGGCTACCTAATAGTGAAGATGTTGTTAAAGCTGTCACAAAAGTAATGTACAAATAA